The Halorussus salinus genome includes a region encoding these proteins:
- a CDS encoding ABC transporter ATP-binding protein, with protein sequence MDASSRTATEESDRREAVVECDRVSRRYERGGSGGWFSFGGDDDTDERPTVTALEDVTLTIERGEFVGLSGPSGSGKSTLIHLLSGLDAPTEGTVTLAGEEVSSLSQKQLTRLRLEQVGIVFQRFHLMPSLSARANVALPLVERGMGKSERREEAADLLERVGLGDRQDHRPGEMSGGEQQRVAVARALAGDPLVVFADEPTGELDTDTGGVILDLLGDLAEERAVVLASHDEQALARTDRVIRLRDGQVQES encoded by the coding sequence ATGGACGCGAGTTCACGAACAGCGACGGAGGAATCGGACCGCAGGGAAGCGGTCGTCGAGTGCGACCGAGTGAGCCGCCGGTACGAACGCGGCGGGAGCGGCGGGTGGTTCTCGTTCGGCGGCGACGACGACACCGACGAGCGCCCGACGGTCACGGCGCTCGAAGACGTGACCCTGACCATCGAGCGCGGCGAGTTCGTCGGGCTGTCGGGACCGAGCGGGAGCGGGAAATCGACGCTCATCCACCTGCTCTCGGGACTCGACGCGCCGACCGAGGGGACCGTCACCCTCGCTGGCGAGGAGGTCTCGTCGCTCTCGCAGAAACAGCTCACGCGACTGCGACTGGAGCAGGTCGGCATCGTCTTCCAGCGGTTCCACCTGATGCCGTCGCTGTCGGCGCGGGCGAACGTCGCGCTCCCGCTCGTAGAGCGCGGGATGGGCAAATCCGAGCGTCGCGAGGAGGCCGCCGACCTGTTGGAACGGGTCGGTCTCGGCGACCGGCAGGACCACCGGCCCGGCGAGATGTCCGGCGGCGAGCAACAGCGCGTCGCGGTCGCTCGCGCACTCGCTGGCGACCCACTGGTCGTCTTCGCCGACGAACCGACGGGCGAACTCGACACCGACACCGGCGGGGTCATCCTCGATTTGCTCGGGGACCTCGCCGAGGAGCGCGCCGTCGTCCTCGCCTCGCACGACGAGCAGGCGCTGGCTCGGACCGACCGCGTGATTCGGCTCCGCGACGGGCAGGTGCAGGAATCGTGA
- a CDS encoding ABC transporter permease, producing the protein MSGLSRWVGLVGVALRRTATKATRTAPRQTAVSVLGVAIAVALMLVVTATGLGLVQGTTVRGDAVDYWVVPESGGASTMVVSTASAQLGGVHEKTAQLNADERIEYSTPVQISVLQVRSGDGEGSGGGGEYVLGVGVIGSPKLDDVAGLPTAPLSPGDPYYNNGSYNGTWTGEAVLSTGAAQQLGVNESANLSVSGAVSGSGDRQLRVTAVRQAAVESGLSGMPVMITHLSELQAITGAQSGDQADQILVQSSVGGLESDLEGRFEGASAVTRSGFTAQKSVDSDLPLAMGLAALLIAVVVGTLFVATTQGLQVEADSEQLATLTAIGFSRRARAVLLVVQALALTLVGGLLGIVLAYATTFVTNYAATRAIAPVPIAYFHPLLVVYGLGVSVFIGILVAPYLLAMEGRTEGVAEVIR; encoded by the coding sequence ATGAGTGGCCTCTCGCGCTGGGTCGGTCTCGTCGGGGTCGCGCTCCGGCGGACCGCCACGAAGGCGACCCGGACCGCGCCGCGCCAGACCGCGGTGAGCGTCCTCGGCGTGGCCATCGCCGTCGCGCTGATGCTGGTCGTGACCGCGACGGGCCTCGGTCTCGTACAGGGGACGACGGTCCGCGGCGACGCGGTGGACTACTGGGTCGTGCCCGAGTCGGGCGGTGCCTCGACGATGGTCGTCTCGACGGCCTCGGCGCAACTCGGCGGCGTCCACGAGAAGACCGCCCAGTTGAACGCCGACGAGCGCATCGAGTACTCGACGCCGGTCCAGATTTCGGTGTTACAGGTGCGGTCGGGCGACGGCGAGGGAAGCGGCGGAGGCGGCGAGTACGTCCTCGGCGTGGGAGTAATCGGCTCGCCGAAACTCGACGACGTGGCGGGACTCCCGACCGCGCCGCTGTCGCCGGGCGACCCCTACTACAACAACGGGAGCTACAACGGAACGTGGACCGGCGAGGCGGTCCTCTCGACCGGGGCGGCACAGCAACTGGGCGTCAACGAGAGCGCGAACCTCTCGGTCAGCGGCGCAGTCTCGGGGTCGGGCGACCGCCAGTTGCGGGTCACGGCGGTCAGGCAGGCCGCCGTCGAATCGGGCCTGTCGGGGATGCCGGTCATGATAACCCACCTCAGCGAGTTGCAGGCCATCACGGGCGCGCAGTCGGGCGACCAAGCCGACCAGATTCTCGTCCAGTCGAGCGTCGGCGGTCTCGAATCCGACCTCGAAGGTCGCTTCGAGGGCGCGAGCGCAGTGACGCGCTCGGGGTTCACCGCCCAGAAGTCGGTGGACTCGGACCTCCCGCTGGCGATGGGACTCGCGGCGCTCCTCATCGCCGTCGTCGTCGGAACGCTGTTCGTCGCGACCACGCAGGGCTTGCAGGTCGAAGCCGACAGCGAGCAGTTGGCGACGCTCACGGCCATCGGATTCTCACGGCGCGCACGCGCAGTCCTGCTCGTCGTGCAGGCGCTCGCGCTCACGCTCGTCGGGGGCTTGCTCGGAATCGTGCTGGCGTACGCGACCACGTTCGTCACGAACTACGCGGCGACGCGCGCCATCGCGCCGGTCCCCATCGCGTACTTCCACCCCCTGCTGGTGGTCTACGGACTCGGCGTCTCGGTGTTCATCGGAATACTCGTCGCGCCCTACCTGCTGGCGATGGAGGGGCGCACCGAGGGCGTCGCGGAGGTGATTCGATGA
- a CDS encoding ABC transporter permease, translated as MSKLRVAASVAAAQLRHDRARTLLAVVGIAVAVLSTTLLASLGYGVFQTGQQKFDASGRDLWVTGGSLSEGPGGFGTSITDSHITAGDIESREEVQSAVPMAFRAVYVGNGSGEMQTLVGVGVPGGGGAVDISEGEGFQTYDVHYAGGDYDGNMTYSVIIDTRTAEMFDVGVGDTLNIGGSVSTAKNHEFTVVGISSTFSSFLGAPTTTMHLSELQRVTGTTGTDKATFITVDLKDSADVDAVERQLQQEYPDYTIRTNDEQMRAVLQNNAVVIAVGGALVVLAVIAGFALTLNVLSIVVFQQKEELAALTALGVSSKTLVAMVAGQGVLLGAVGGLLGVVVTPPFVVGLNFVAAEIVGFEGLVQAPGSVLALGAGIALVIGTLAAAVAGWRTLRTVGIDQLAR; from the coding sequence ATGAGCAAACTCCGAGTAGCGGCTTCCGTCGCGGCCGCGCAACTGCGCCACGACCGCGCCCGGACCCTCCTCGCGGTGGTCGGCATCGCGGTGGCGGTCCTCTCGACCACCCTGCTGGCGAGCCTCGGCTACGGCGTCTTCCAGACCGGCCAACAGAAGTTCGACGCCTCGGGCCGGGACCTCTGGGTCACGGGCGGGTCGCTCTCGGAGGGTCCCGGCGGGTTCGGGACCTCGATTACGGACTCGCACATCACCGCGGGCGACATCGAGTCCCGCGAGGAGGTCCAGTCCGCGGTCCCGATGGCGTTCCGCGCGGTGTACGTCGGCAACGGCTCCGGGGAGATGCAGACGCTCGTCGGGGTCGGGGTCCCCGGCGGCGGCGGGGCCGTGGACATCTCCGAGGGCGAGGGGTTCCAGACGTACGACGTTCACTACGCCGGGGGCGACTACGACGGCAACATGACCTACTCGGTCATCATCGACACCCGGACCGCCGAGATGTTCGACGTGGGTGTCGGCGACACGCTCAACATCGGCGGGTCGGTCTCGACCGCGAAGAACCACGAGTTCACCGTCGTCGGTATCTCCTCGACGTTCTCCAGTTTCCTCGGAGCGCCGACGACCACGATGCACCTGAGCGAACTCCAGCGCGTCACCGGCACCACCGGGACCGACAAGGCGACGTTCATCACGGTCGATTTGAAGGACAGCGCGGACGTGGACGCGGTCGAACGGCAACTTCAACAGGAGTACCCCGACTACACGATTCGGACGAACGACGAGCAGATGCGCGCGGTCCTCCAGAACAACGCGGTCGTCATCGCGGTCGGCGGCGCGCTGGTCGTCCTCGCCGTCATCGCGGGCTTCGCGCTGACGCTGAACGTCCTCTCCATCGTCGTCTTCCAGCAGAAGGAAGAACTCGCGGCGCTGACCGCGCTCGGGGTCTCCTCGAAGACACTCGTGGCGATGGTCGCCGGGCAGGGCGTCCTGCTGGGCGCGGTCGGCGGGTTGCTGGGCGTGGTCGTCACGCCGCCGTTCGTCGTCGGCCTGAACTTCGTCGCGGCCGAAATCGTCGGCTTCGAGGGGCTGGTGCAGGCTCCGGGGTCGGTGCTGGCGCTCGGCGCGGGCATCGCGCTGGTCATCGGGACGTTGGCGGCCGCGGTCGCTGGCTGGCGGACGCTCCGGACGGTCGGCATCGACCAGTTGGCGCGTTGA
- a CDS encoding DUF7282 domain-containing protein, which yields MLVLGTVSGGVATTLGATGPDAAGDRSPASEEVRQDQTIENTSVTFENQTSNGTVVTVSQVNLTEGGFVVVHDESLLEGSVLGSVRGVSEYLEPGTYEEVRVTLDDPINDSQRLLALAYQDTNDNETFDFVESQGADDSAYTVDNQVVADDATVTVEEAEETTTTAEEAEETTTTEEPVETTTEEEVEETTTTAEEVEETTTTTEEIEETTTEEEAEETTTETTTEEAEASLTFENQTSNGTVVTISQATLPEGGFVVIHDTSLLDGSVVESVRGVSEYLEPGTHEEIRVTLDEPITESQPLLALAYQDTNDNETFDFVETQGQADAPYTVDEQVVADDAAVTVEEVEETTTTEEPVETTTEEVETTTEETETTTEETETTTEETETTTTEEIEETTTEEPVETTTEAPPETETTTEEIETTTTETETTTEATETTTEVVEEPVAEQTFKFRIDNLQIQEFSLVVGDATDVDRTVVVEDVSVSDRTVRVDLTKILSGAAPAEAVGEAANDSGQIAASDVQDVRFVFRNVTVQNVEFVVTAPEDVEFDLPDEMMPETTTVTETPTETTTEEEPTETTTTEEEPPTETTTTAEEPPTETTTTAEEEPTETTTEEATPTETPTETTEKETPTETTTTEEEPTETTTEEPAADEPSLRVPALDAPGTIVLDEGTLVVNAQVSNPSDQVVTDVVELRIDGTLVEQRRVKVDPGESVQIQYTVSKADLDLEPGQTFLDVLTTDFGKSVEVTVRDGPPEDDENDSSN from the coding sequence ATGCTCGTTTTGGGAACAGTTTCCGGGGGCGTCGCGACGACGCTCGGTGCGACCGGACCCGACGCGGCGGGCGACCGGTCGCCCGCGAGCGAGGAGGTCCGCCAAGACCAGACGATAGAGAACACGTCGGTCACGTTCGAGAACCAGACCTCGAACGGGACCGTCGTCACAGTTTCGCAAGTGAATCTGACCGAGGGCGGCTTCGTCGTGGTTCACGACGAGAGCCTGCTGGAGGGATCGGTCCTCGGGAGCGTCCGCGGGGTGTCCGAATATCTCGAACCGGGGACCTACGAGGAGGTTCGGGTGACACTGGACGACCCGATCAACGACTCCCAGCGCCTCCTCGCGCTGGCGTATCAGGACACGAACGACAACGAGACGTTCGACTTCGTGGAGTCGCAGGGCGCTGACGACAGCGCCTACACCGTGGACAATCAGGTCGTTGCGGACGATGCCACGGTGACCGTCGAGGAGGCCGAGGAGACGACGACAACTGCGGAAGAAGCCGAGGAGACCACGACGACCGAGGAGCCGGTCGAAACGACGACCGAAGAAGAAGTCGAGGAGACGACGACAACTGCGGAAGAAGTCGAGGAAACCACGACGACAACTGAAGAAATAGAAGAGACGACGACCGAGGAAGAAGCCGAGGAGACCACGACCGAGACGACCACCGAGGAGGCCGAGGCGTCGCTCACGTTCGAGAACCAGACCTCGAACGGGACCGTCGTCACGATTTCGCAGGCGACCCTCCCCGAGGGTGGCTTCGTCGTGATTCACGACACGAGTCTGCTGGACGGGTCGGTAGTCGAGAGCGTCCGCGGAGTCTCCGAGTATCTGGAACCGGGGACCCACGAGGAGATTCGGGTGACGCTGGACGAGCCGATTACGGAGTCCCAGCCCCTCCTCGCGCTGGCGTATCAGGACACGAACGACAACGAGACGTTCGACTTCGTGGAGACGCAGGGCCAAGCGGACGCCCCGTACACGGTTGACGAGCAGGTCGTCGCGGACGACGCCGCGGTGACCGTCGAGGAGGTCGAGGAGACCACCACGACCGAAGAACCGGTCGAAACGACGACCGAGGAAGTCGAGACGACGACCGAAGAAACCGAAACCACGACTGAAGAGACGGAGACGACGACCGAAGAGACAGAGACGACGACAACTGAAGAAATCGAGGAGACGACGACCGAGGAGCCGGTCGAAACGACGACGGAAGCGCCGCCCGAGACGGAGACGACGACCGAAGAAATCGAGACGACGACGACGGAGACCGAAACCACGACCGAAGCGACCGAGACGACCACTGAAGTCGTCGAGGAGCCGGTCGCGGAACAGACGTTCAAGTTCCGCATCGACAACCTCCAAATTCAGGAGTTCTCGCTCGTCGTCGGTGACGCGACCGACGTTGACCGCACGGTCGTCGTGGAGGACGTGTCGGTCAGCGACCGGACGGTCCGGGTGGACCTCACGAAGATTCTGAGCGGGGCCGCGCCCGCCGAGGCCGTCGGCGAGGCCGCGAACGACTCCGGGCAGATAGCCGCGTCCGACGTGCAGGACGTTCGGTTCGTCTTCCGGAACGTCACGGTCCAGAACGTCGAGTTCGTCGTGACCGCGCCGGAGGACGTGGAGTTCGACCTCCCGGACGAGATGATGCCCGAGACGACGACGGTGACGGAGACGCCGACCGAGACGACCACCGAGGAGGAACCCACTGAAACCACGACCACGGAAGAAGAGCCGCCGACTGAAACGACGACGACGGCGGAAGAGCCGCCGACCGAAACCACGACGACGGCGGAAGAAGAACCGACCGAGACGACGACGGAAGAAGCGACCCCGACGGAAACGCCGACAGAGACGACGGAGAAAGAGACGCCGACCGAAACGACGACCACCGAGGAGGAACCGACCGAAACGACGACCGAAGAACCGGCCGCCGACGAGCCTTCGCTCCGGGTGCCCGCGCTCGACGCGCCCGGAACGATAGTGCTGGACGAGGGCACCCTCGTCGTGAACGCGCAGGTTAGTAACCCGAGCGACCAAGTCGTCACCGATGTCGTGGAGTTGCGCATCGACGGCACCCTCGTGGAGCAACGCCGCGTGAAGGTGGACCCCGGCGAGTCGGTGCAAATCCAGTACACCGTCTCGAAGGCCGACCTCGACCTCGAACCCGGCCAGACGTTCCTCGACGTGCTGACCACCGACTTCGGCAAGTCCGTCGAGGTGACGGTCCGGGACGGGCCGCCGGAGGACGACGAGAACGACAGTTCGAACTGA
- a CDS encoding metal-dependent hydrolase: MWPWGHLAVGYLLYSSFVHASARRAPDGYATVALAFGTQLPDLVDKPLAWTFGVIPNGRSLAHSLVVAAVFLTAVWLVLRLLDYATIGTAFVIGYLSHLLGDALDPLLAGDLYSLGFLAWPLVAPIEYETEQSFVAHLQELSPAALVSDEGLFALLMILLWLYDGAPGLRVVAAIPRWVGRRLSV; encoded by the coding sequence ATGTGGCCTTGGGGGCATCTCGCGGTAGGGTATCTGCTGTACTCGTCGTTCGTCCACGCCAGCGCCCGACGCGCGCCCGACGGGTACGCGACCGTCGCGCTCGCGTTCGGGACGCAACTTCCGGATTTGGTGGACAAACCGCTCGCGTGGACGTTCGGCGTCATCCCGAACGGTCGGTCGCTGGCCCACTCGCTCGTCGTCGCGGCGGTGTTCCTGACGGCGGTGTGGCTCGTTCTCCGACTCCTCGACTACGCGACGATAGGCACGGCGTTCGTCATCGGCTACCTCTCGCACCTGCTCGGCGACGCACTCGACCCGCTACTGGCGGGGGACCTCTACTCGCTGGGCTTTCTCGCGTGGCCGCTCGTGGCCCCGATAGAGTACGAGACCGAACAGAGTTTCGTGGCACACCTTCAGGAACTCTCTCCGGCGGCTCTCGTTAGCGACGAGGGACTGTTCGCGCTGTTGATGATTCTCCTCTGGCTCTACGACGGCGCGCCGGGACTCCGGGTGGTCGCCGCGATTCCCCGGTGGGTCGGCCGCCGTCTCTCGGTCTGA
- the aglF gene encoding UTP--glucose-1-phosphate uridylyltransferase AglF, which translates to MKAVILAAGKGTRLRPLTDDKPKGMVEVDGEPILTHCFEQLAELGADEFVVVVGYRKQDIIEHYDDEYEGVPITYSHQREQKGLAHALLTVEEHIDDDFMLILGDNIFDANLGDVVKRQQEDRADAAFLTEEVPYDEADRYGVCDTNDYGEITDVVEKPDDPPSNLVMTGFYTFTPAIFHACHLVQPSNRGEYEISEAIDLLIQSGRTIDAIRMDGWRVDVGYPEDRERAERLLRGEEIESGDFSESEADSAEADSGESAPDTAEASSD; encoded by the coding sequence ATGAAAGCTGTTATTCTAGCCGCCGGAAAGGGCACTCGTCTGCGGCCGCTGACCGACGACAAGCCCAAGGGCATGGTAGAGGTAGACGGCGAACCGATTTTGACTCACTGTTTCGAGCAGTTGGCCGAACTGGGAGCCGACGAGTTCGTGGTCGTCGTGGGCTACCGCAAGCAGGACATCATCGAACACTACGACGACGAGTACGAGGGCGTGCCGATAACGTACTCACACCAGCGCGAGCAGAAGGGGCTAGCCCACGCGTTGCTGACCGTCGAAGAACACATCGACGACGACTTCATGCTGATTTTGGGGGACAACATCTTCGACGCCAACCTCGGGGACGTGGTCAAGCGCCAGCAGGAGGACCGCGCCGACGCCGCGTTCCTGACCGAGGAGGTACCGTACGACGAGGCCGACCGATACGGGGTGTGTGACACCAACGACTACGGCGAGATTACCGACGTGGTCGAGAAGCCGGACGACCCGCCGAGCAACCTCGTGATGACGGGCTTCTACACCTTCACGCCCGCCATCTTCCACGCCTGTCACCTCGTTCAACCCTCCAACCGGGGAGAGTACGAAATCAGCGAGGCCATCGACCTCCTCATCCAGAGCGGCCGCACAATCGACGCCATCCGCATGGACGGCTGGCGCGTGGACGTGGGGTATCCGGAAGACCGCGAGCGAGCCGAACGGCTCCTCCGGGGCGAGGAGATAGAATCCGGCGACTTCTCCGAGTCGGAGGCCGACTCGGCGGAGGCCGACTCGGGCGAGTCGGCCCCCGACACCGCCGAGGCGTCGTCGGACTAA
- a CDS encoding D-lyxose/D-mannose family sugar isomerase: MTDERGTTDESGTTDERDATDERDATDESERAQARERAAALLADAGVVLTDDERREIEVVDYGLDDLESVGTEIVVYENNDRYCAKELVLFPGQTCPEHRHPPFEEYPGKRETFRCRAGEVYLYVEGEDDAGDVPDTENWSVAPPMREEFYTASDEIHLEPGEQYTIPPDTRHWFVAGDEGAVISEFSSPSYDEKDVFTDPKIDRVAGSY; the protein is encoded by the coding sequence ATGACCGACGAGCGCGGTACGACGGACGAGAGCGGTACGACCGACGAACGCGACGCGACGGACGAACGCGACGCGACCGACGAATCGGAGCGAGCGCAGGCCCGCGAGCGCGCCGCGGCCCTCCTCGCGGACGCTGGCGTCGTCCTCACCGACGACGAGCGCCGGGAGATAGAGGTCGTGGACTACGGTCTCGACGACCTCGAATCAGTCGGGACCGAAATCGTCGTCTACGAGAACAACGACCGCTACTGCGCGAAGGAGTTGGTCCTGTTCCCCGGCCAGACCTGCCCGGAGCATCGCCACCCGCCGTTTGAGGAGTACCCCGGCAAGCGCGAGACCTTCCGGTGTCGCGCCGGGGAGGTGTACCTCTACGTCGAGGGCGAAGACGACGCCGGAGACGTACCGGACACCGAGAACTGGTCGGTCGCGCCGCCGATGCGCGAGGAGTTCTACACCGCCAGCGACGAGATTCACCTCGAACCGGGCGAGCAGTACACCATCCCGCCGGACACGCGCCACTGGTTCGTCGCGGGCGACGAGGGCGCGGTCATTTCGGAGTTCTCCTCGCCGAGCTACGACGAGAAGGACGTGTTCACCGACCCGAAGATAGACCGCGTGGCGGGCAGTTACTGA
- a CDS encoding HalOD1 output domain-containing protein has product MPRGNEEVGNEDEGDCESETTDSDAESDEIRRIRHRKVTPDAEEANESLLRLIANLENCEVTDLPPLYEQVDHMVEHLFSTPPPPEAQAEIEFSYHGYRIELDQDGNVSFMKLADRSDLGE; this is encoded by the coding sequence ATGCCGAGGGGGAACGAAGAAGTGGGGAACGAAGACGAGGGCGACTGCGAGAGCGAGACGACTGATAGCGACGCCGAGTCAGACGAGATTCGGCGGATACGCCACCGCAAGGTGACGCCGGATGCCGAGGAGGCCAACGAGAGTCTCTTGCGACTCATCGCCAACTTGGAGAACTGCGAGGTGACCGACCTGCCGCCGCTCTACGAGCAGGTAGACCACATGGTCGAACACCTGTTCAGCACGCCGCCGCCGCCCGAGGCGCAGGCCGAAATCGAGTTCTCCTACCACGGCTACCGCATCGAACTCGACCAAGACGGCAACGTCTCGTTCATGAAACTCGCCGACCGGTCCGACCTCGGGGAGTGA
- a CDS encoding lamin tail domain-containing protein: MKRRTLLASAAVGLSAASSGCIAAFDGTVASESGETPTADETPTTDETPTADETTPDTGLRFAGVYPDEADRDFLDDEYVLLRNTADDAVDASGFAVEYPGNRTYRIEDLTLEPGAQLAILTRSGDDATLTSSPPVYLRYAGFGTGSDASVLGESATVRVRDPQGSVVAEVSYENSGCDGRTTPSASDDGIECLH; the protein is encoded by the coding sequence GTGAAACGTCGAACACTCCTCGCGTCGGCCGCCGTGGGGCTTTCGGCGGCGTCGAGCGGCTGTATCGCGGCGTTCGATGGGACCGTCGCGTCGGAGTCGGGCGAGACGCCGACGGCTGACGAGACGCCGACGACTGACGAGACGCCGACGGCTGACGAGACGACCCCGGACACCGGCCTGCGATTCGCGGGTGTCTACCCGGACGAGGCGGACCGCGACTTTCTGGACGACGAGTACGTCCTTCTCAGGAACACCGCCGACGACGCCGTGGACGCCTCGGGATTCGCCGTCGAGTACCCCGGCAACCGGACGTATCGAATCGAAGACCTCACGCTCGAACCGGGCGCACAGCTCGCGATTCTCACTCGGAGCGGCGACGACGCGACGCTCACGTCGAGTCCACCTGTCTACCTCCGATACGCGGGATTCGGCACCGGATCGGACGCGTCCGTACTCGGCGAGAGCGCCACCGTCCGCGTGAGGGACCCGCAGGGGTCGGTGGTCGCCGAAGTCAGCTACGAGAACTCCGGGTGTGACGGACGAACCACTCCCTCCGCCTCGGACGACGGCATCGAGTGTCTCCACTGA
- a CDS encoding PAS domain S-box protein codes for MTEQLREEKRKIEELHEVASEMEACTSKDEVYRLGVDAAEGILEFDICGIDMEENGYLVPKASSSEMPNDGYDALEADKGLAGRTFQNGESFLIQDVRTMDEAEPVQEQYRSILSVPVGDYGVFQAGSRKAEAFDEDDLELAELLMSHVTEVISRIDSQSALRESEEKYRTLVEGSHDAIFIHSGTEFQFVNDRVSEMTGYSEEELLGMPVWNVVHEEDRDRVQSLIERREQEGETPHYQLRIRTKEGEVRYVELSVQAISYDGEKAHLGSARDVTERRKRKQKVERQNERLKEFASVVSHDLRNPLNVAQGHLELARETGEQRHFEKTGSALGRMESLIEDLLKLARQGQDVSETESVGLETVVRRAWSTVSTGTSTLDVADDLGEVEADDGRLQELFENLFRNAVEHAGDDVTISVGRLSDGGTRCSEPEIEESEPETDAPPVEFGETGFYVADDGPGIPVGEREKVFEHGHTTADDGSGLGLSIVSSIVDAHGWTVRVCEGEAGGARFEISTV; via the coding sequence ATGACCGAACAGTTACGCGAAGAAAAGCGGAAGATAGAGGAGTTGCACGAGGTCGCCTCCGAGATGGAGGCCTGTACCAGTAAAGACGAGGTCTATCGTCTCGGCGTGGACGCCGCGGAGGGAATTCTGGAGTTCGACATCTGTGGCATCGACATGGAGGAGAACGGCTACCTCGTCCCGAAGGCGAGTTCGTCGGAGATGCCCAACGACGGGTACGACGCGCTCGAAGCCGACAAGGGACTGGCCGGACGGACGTTCCAGAACGGCGAGTCGTTCCTGATTCAGGACGTGCGGACGATGGACGAGGCCGAACCGGTCCAAGAGCAGTACCGGTCCATCCTCAGCGTGCCCGTCGGCGACTACGGCGTGTTTCAGGCCGGGTCCCGCAAGGCGGAGGCGTTCGACGAGGACGACCTCGAACTCGCGGAACTCCTGATGAGCCACGTCACGGAGGTCATCTCGCGCATCGACTCCCAGTCCGCGCTCCGCGAGAGCGAGGAGAAGTACCGGACGCTCGTGGAGGGGAGCCACGACGCCATCTTCATCCACAGCGGCACGGAGTTCCAGTTCGTCAACGACCGCGTCTCGGAGATGACGGGCTACAGCGAGGAGGAACTCCTCGGGATGCCCGTCTGGAACGTCGTCCACGAAGAGGACCGCGACCGAGTGCAGAGTCTCATCGAGCGCCGCGAGCAGGAGGGCGAGACGCCCCACTACCAGTTGCGCATCCGGACGAAAGAAGGCGAGGTTCGCTACGTCGAGTTGAGCGTGCAGGCCATCTCCTACGACGGCGAGAAAGCCCACCTCGGGTCGGCCCGCGACGTGACCGAGCGCCGCAAGCGCAAGCAGAAGGTAGAGCGCCAGAACGAGCGTCTCAAGGAGTTCGCCAGCGTCGTCAGCCACGACCTCCGCAACCCGCTGAACGTCGCGCAGGGCCACCTCGAACTCGCCCGCGAAACCGGCGAACAGCGCCACTTCGAGAAGACCGGGTCGGCGCTCGGCCGGATGGAGTCGCTCATCGAGGACCTGCTCAAACTCGCCCGGCAGGGCCAAGACGTGAGCGAGACCGAATCCGTCGGCTTGGAGACGGTCGTCCGGCGCGCGTGGTCCACCGTCTCGACCGGCACCTCGACCCTCGACGTGGCCGACGACCTCGGCGAAGTCGAGGCCGACGACGGGCGACTCCAAGAACTGTTCGAGAATCTGTTCCGGAACGCAGTCGAACACGCTGGCGACGACGTGACCATCTCGGTCGGCAGGCTGTCGGACGGCGGGACGCGCTGTTCGGAACCCGAAATCGAGGAGTCGGAACCGGAGACCGACGCCCCGCCCGTCGAGTTCGGCGAGACGGGCTTCTACGTCGCCGACGACGGGCCGGGCATCCCCGTCGGCGAGCGCGAGAAGGTCTTCGAACACGGGCACACGACCGCCGACGACGGGTCGGGGTTGGGCCTCTCCATCGTCAGTAGCATCGTGGACGCCCACGGGTGGACGGTTCGGGTCTGCGAGGGCGAGGCGGGCGGCGCGCGCTTCGAGATTTCCACCGTCTGA